The Caballeronia sp. M1242 nucleotide sequence CGCTTACGGCGCGATCGGCAACGCGCAGCGGCGGCTCTTCGACCGCGCCACGGGCACGGCGCTCGGCGTCATCGATTTCGCCGCCTTCGCGCAGTCGTTCGGCGCGCGCGGCGAAGCCGTCGACAGCACGGAAGCCTTTGCGCCGGCGCTGCAGCGGGCGTGGGCATCGAGCGGCGTATCGCTGATCGAATTGCGCGTTTCTTCCACTGTGACCAGGCCCGTCGATTGACGGCACTTCAAGGCAAACGATGAATCACTCTCTATCCGGCCGGCACGTCGCCGTGGTCGGCGCGGGAATCGCGGGACTCACGGCCGCTTACCGGCTGAAGCGGGCGGGCGTGCGCGTGACGGTGTTCGACGCGCAGAGCGTCATTGGCGGACGCATGGGCGACCGGCGCACCGGCGATCTCGTCTACAACAGCGGCGCGCGCCTCGTCTATCCGTTCGGCCAGGCGTTCAACCGTCTCGTCGACGATCTCGCGATGCACGATGCGCTCGTGCCGCTGCATCGGCTGACCGCGCAGTGCAAGTCCCCGCAGGGCGAGCACACCATCGAACTGATGCCGTCGCCACGCTCGCTCACGACGCCCGGCCTGGCCGTCAGCGAGCGCGTGCGCCTCGTGGCTCACGCCATCGCGATGCTGCGTGCGAAGAAGCAGGTCGATCCCGACTGGGCGACGAGCGCGCTCGCCGTCGATGCGCGGCTCGACGACATGACACTCGCCGCGTATATCCGCGAGACGCTCGGACCGAACGTGCTCACGCGCATGGTCGAGCCGGTCTTCCGGGCGACGCGTAGCTTCGATCCCGAAGATTTGTCGGCGCTGTTCTATGTATCGACGGTGCCGCATATGGTCGGGCAGAGCACGGTAAACACGCTGAAGGGCGGCATGGGCCGCGTCTGCCACGCGCTCGCAGCGCAACTGGATGTGCGCACCGGCGTGGCCGTCCGCAAGATCAGGCGTCATGCGGATGGCGTCGAACTTGCGCTGCAGAACGGAGAGCTGTTCCGCGCGGACTTTGCCGTGTGCGCGGTCGAAGGGTCTCTCGCGAAAGCAATCGTCGATAACCCCACGCAAGCCGAACGCCGGATGTTCGATGCCGTGCGCTACAACTCGCTCGGCGTCGTTCACTACGGTTTTGCAAAGCCGTTGCCGCCGATGATGCAGTTCGCGATGCGCGGCCTGCCGGGACGCATTGCGACGTATCAGCAGTTGCCCGCCGCGCCGGCGAGCGGGCGGCCGCTCACTCAGATTTACTGCCAGCTCACGCCGGAAGCCGCCCAGGAGGCCGTGCAGCGCGGCGTCGAACATGAACTCGACGTCCTCATACGCGATGAATTGCGCGCCTACATTCCCGACTTCGACCGACATGTGGTGGCCGTCGCGAATCAGTGGATCCCGCGCAAGCTGCCGGTGTTTTCGCCGGGCTACGGCGCGCGCGTGAACCAGTTCTGGCGCTGGCAGGAGCAACGCGCGAACGAGCGCCCGGAAGAGAGCGCGCCGCCTGTCGTCTATTGCGGCGACTGGCTGTCGCAAGCGCTGCTGACGGGCGCCTGCGCGAGCGGCGAGCGCGCCGCGCGGATTCTCGTCGAACGCATGCGCGCCGCCGTGCCGCGCGTGGCCGCCTGAAATATAGGCAAAGCGGCGCGAGTTGTAGCGAAACGGCAATTGCACCGCCCGCTTTAATGTCGCGCAAATCAACGGTGCTAAAAATACCGTCGAGCCGCCGTCCGCTTCCGTCGCGGAGCGCCGAACCCGATACCGGAACACACCATGAAAGAACGCTTCAGCACGAGCGCACGCTCGACGAACCGCACGTTAT carries:
- a CDS encoding NAD(P)/FAD-dependent oxidoreductase, with protein sequence MNHSLSGRHVAVVGAGIAGLTAAYRLKRAGVRVTVFDAQSVIGGRMGDRRTGDLVYNSGARLVYPFGQAFNRLVDDLAMHDALVPLHRLTAQCKSPQGEHTIELMPSPRSLTTPGLAVSERVRLVAHAIAMLRAKKQVDPDWATSALAVDARLDDMTLAAYIRETLGPNVLTRMVEPVFRATRSFDPEDLSALFYVSTVPHMVGQSTVNTLKGGMGRVCHALAAQLDVRTGVAVRKIRRHADGVELALQNGELFRADFAVCAVEGSLAKAIVDNPTQAERRMFDAVRYNSLGVVHYGFAKPLPPMMQFAMRGLPGRIATYQQLPAAPASGRPLTQIYCQLTPEAAQEAVQRGVEHELDVLIRDELRAYIPDFDRHVVAVANQWIPRKLPVFSPGYGARVNQFWRWQEQRANERPEESAPPVVYCGDWLSQALLTGACASGERAARILVERMRAAVPRVAA